DNA from Helicoverpa zea isolate HzStark_Cry1AcR chromosome 22, ilHelZeax1.1, whole genome shotgun sequence:
GGACTTGAAACATAGatagttgttttaattaaagttgacGTTTAAAATGTTGTCGGTCAACCAAGTGGCCGAACACAGGACAGTCGTGGCCgcatttttttaagatttcttCGCGGCATTTACCCCATATTCTGCCGTCATTCTAATCAAGCTGTATTTGAAGTGCACTTgtattacctatgttttaccGTATTGCGCAGAGTTCGCCAAGCCGAGCTCTGCAGCCGTGCTCGATGTCGTGCGGACGCGGCGCCGTGCCGTCGCTGTCATGCGCCGCGTGTCTGTGTCTGTACCACCCCGCCTGCGCCGGCCTGCGGGCCGCGCCGCCGGACCCTTTCTTCTGTAAGGTGAGATATCATATGTAGAGCCGAGCACTGCAGCCGTGCCGTCGCCGCATGTCTGTGTCTGTACCACCTCCCTAGAAGAACCCTACCACCTACTAGAATAAAAATCCGTTCAGCTAAACGTGATATAATCTCGCACAAAAAATAAGAACATACATACAGATCAAATTGCAAACCTCTTTTTTTAATTCGATTAAAGCCCCTGTACAAAAAAGTCATATCTAATATATAATATCAACCTCCTACAAATCAACGTTCTTTCACCAGAATTGTCGCAAATCATCATCACCGCCGCTAGAGCCGCCGCCTCTAACACACAAGTCAGGGGTCACGACAGCCAGTCTGCCGGTACCTGTGCCCGTACCTGTGCCTGTGATGGCCCCTGTGCCCAGGCGCGTACCTGTGCCTGTCCCGGTACCTGTGCCGGGGAAGGTGCCGCGCGATAAACGGGTGCTGCTTAGGATGAAGGTACGTTCAAATGTTCAGATGTGCTATTTTATTGAGACCGTGatgcaatttttttgtaaaacatattttttttatttgttcatttttgttttgttaaaagcTTTAAATCATATTGTGAAATCATGTATGCTGTTGCATTTACTAAGAGACTTGTTAacacttttttaaaattttatttcaaaacgatTAAATCAAATGTTGTTCTTTCAAATAGGCCTTCGCAGTTTCTTATGAAATGTCACAGTAGTGCCAAAAAGTTGATCTCATGGAGAACGTGACGTCCATCAAATGATCTATGCATTAACAGGTAGCAGGCGGCACCCCAGACGGCGAGCGCGTATGGGCCGTCGCAGGCGGCCCAGCCGGGGCCCCGCCAGCCGCACCCGGGCCCCCGGCCCCAGCCCCAGCCCCGGCACCCGTCCCGCCAGCCCCCAGCCGCGCTCGGGCACCACGCCCAGCCCTACCACAGGGCTTGGCCGTCCTCAACGGCCGTCGCTTCGTTGTCGTACCAAGGAATATGGTTCACGCCACACATGCTGCTAAATGATCACCCTGTATCATTAAAGTGAACTTCCATTGGCTGTGCTggcaaatacataaaaaaaataatgatttcaagACTCAAAACTACAGAAAAATCTTCTTCAAcaataataagaataatttctttgtaagaaaataagAAGAAATGCTTACAAGACTTaactacaaaaaaatcttcctCAAGAATTATAAGAATAATTTCTACTTAACCAAGAAGAAATGCTGAACCTCTATTGCTAAATTCATAAAGGAAACAATGATGTGGATTTAAGACAAATAACTATGTACTACAGAAAGTTGCACCCGAAAACAATAGAACagcaagtttttatttttaaactagaaAAGTAAACAAGCAAAGACTTtcttttacatacaaaatattacgtTTAACTCACAATTTATGGCTATAAGATAAAAACTTAAAGTAGTGAAAACTAGTTCTTACTATATTGAAAATGAAAACCAAATCGGTTTAGAAAAATATGCATTTTCTTACTTTTAATGTTCAAGTTAAAATCGTATTTAAAGTTTTGTAATATCATATCAATTTTATCAAGACAAGATATTCAAATTCAGAACAAAGACGAACTGAactactataaaataattacaatataccagttattatttttcattacaaatGCATGCATTTATGGCAGGCGTTACATATATTTTACGCTTAAAAAGTGCCTATGTAATACTGAACTGCACGTAGATTAATTTAAACTAAGTCTAGTAATATCTACGTATATCACAACTAGGGTTAAATAATTACTGTTTAgattaattattgaaaactGGTATAGTTCTTGCTAATCTTAATGGCGGTTCGTATCTAAATTCAgagtacagtaaactgcactttagtggtaactgtcatgcaccttaaattaatagtaataagtacgattttcctataaaactattaccactgacctgaagttgactgtatcTGTGACATCCTCTGATAATTAAAAATGGTTTCTGCCCCGCGATTCGCTCAATTTTGCGTGACGGCAAAAAGTTTGGTGAGAACTATAAATCCGATTACCAATCGATTAGGGCCGATTTTCTTATCGCCAGATCACTTTTATCTGAAAAATATGTCTGACGTTTTGACaacttttgtatggaaaatatgtcaaatcgtcatatttattcttcagatacaagtttatttatttatttaatatatggaAGACTGACAGCTAAACAGAAACTAATCAATAGAAGGAAGTCATAGTGGACAGAGAGCCAATTAAAAGTCCGCGCTTATAATAAGTTAACTGACGATTAAAAAATCGGTTCTTAATCAATTGCccccacactcagagacattaaTGATTACtgaagtcactccttagtgacaggttctcatagaaattctgcactaaggaacggcttaagttacaattaaatgtctctgagtgtgtctattagtctttatttctaatttgaGAGATAAGGGAATATGAAGTATAGACGACAGCAAATCAACCTACCTTattctgtcaaatttcttcaatagattttcaaccttatcacaatagcaGAAAATTTATGTTCAATTGGTAAAATTTACAGATTCGGATAGGTTGGCTTGCTGTCTGTACTATCCTTTAGcgtatttctaatttatttcgcAAATTGTCATGATAATAAGCCTAGAAATAGACAAGAAATAGCTttacaatagaaaataatttaaattgatacTTCCATCAAAACAGTAAAGAGACTCGGTGAAAATAGGTGCTATTTTTGTATCTAGCAGTGTTACATTTCTGaaattttcagttttaaaacATTCATCGATTTGTTCAAATACCTCTCGAGCAGGACTCAAGATACAACAGCTGTTTTGGGAACTGCTTCCCACACCTGGATAAAATGCTTATGTCCTTACTCAGGTTTTAGACTACAGCCaccatatttaattaaaacgtgATTGTACGTAGTTATAAAACGTGATTTCAAGAAGCACTCGCTTTAGTAATATGTTTAGTCCACTAACTTTGTTCGGGACGCTGGTTTAAAGGTGGTACTTTTTAAAAATCATCGTTCTTTAATAGGGTGACaggtgtgcaaaatttcatttaatttggtTATGTAGTTTTGGCGTTTAAGCGCTACAGACAGactgagttactttcgcattaagCATTCATTAGAAGTAATAGATGTCAATAACTATAAATTGCATTATCTGAAGTTTAAgaataaatgttaatatttactttccaaatacaACCCAGTGTTTAATTTCAATGTCAgtgataaaaatgtgacgtgaaAAAAGTGACTGATTGAAAAATAGTTCTTTTATAATGAAATGTTAATCTTGCATTTGTTTCTACATAGTAAATTCAATAATTTGTAATGCTAAATAACCTAGTGATTTAATAACTCTgcctatttttgttatttccttTATCAAAGTTTTGATGTCAAAAGTTTTGTATTCAGCTGAATTATATGTTAATTATCAGTCTTTATATTATAACAAGCACTTTAAAATTTACAATGTTGTAACAAGTTATAATCTCTTTCAAATTGTTATCTAATGGTGAGGTTTCACCAAAATTGTTCGTGCATATGTTCGCATGTCACATGTACAGTGTTGCAAACCGGTGGATTCTCGACTTCAGATTTTTGTTTCACATGTAAattttaaccgtcttaccacaaagacttaaacgtcagtttaacacttgcctaaaaaatgacaaattatgacgttgaaataaggtccattttgcagccataTTGTTttagacacatgtttaagtttttgtagaaaGACCATATAAGTACACTCTAGTGAAACCTTATAATAGTTTGCGCCAGTTAACTTTACAACTGTGAAGTTAGCCATTCAACGCCTCACATGTGTGCAGTAGTATTTTGTTGATACATTTTTTGACTACTGTGAAGTCAATTGTAGCCAACTTCGGACATGCAAAGCTTCTTCACAATATCTGTACGTACAAATGTTAAATGCCTAACTTCAAATATGTAAAGTTAATTGGCGCAAAGTTGTATGCTATCTGGTTTCGCCTATTATTTCCAAAGTGAAAACAATCTTAGTAATTCTTtgcatttgaaaataaatagttatatgaacaattaaaattaatgctaAGGTTGTTTTTAAGTATATGAAAAACTTATGTACTGAAACTTatctaatattgtttttttttttctctaccagcctttaataatgttttaatatttattcctaTCTGTTTCATATCCAGGTTTAACTATACTTTAATATAGTggaaaaacttaatttatttatctttaaataTGTAGAGGAATGTATCAAACTTAAAAACGAAGTGCAAAATAAATTAGTCGGAATGCGTGTAACGGTTTGATTTGAACGGTATACCGGATTTTGTTCAAAGAAAAGGTATGTAATTGTCCATATTAGATTTATGCAGATCTTCatgataaaaaaaagtttaaagtaaCACATACTTTTCTGTTGTTTGAGGCTCGATCGCGTATTTACTCGATAAACATATTTCAACGTTAAAATGATGtaatttttaacatatttaacGTTAGAATTATACGAACTTAAAGCGTtcacgtcaaataactttgcttctCCGAAGTTAGTCATTTCTCACTATGCGCATTAGCATTGACTGTCATGAACTTAGTAGTTGCTGACTTCGGGCAAGCAAAGCTATTCGTCGAGTATTGTAAATGAGACAGAGTATTTTTTTGGGtatactttgtttttattgtggaGTTTGTCCTAAATTCAAGACATATTGTATTGAACGCTACATATGTTTATCGAGGACTCGAGCACGATCTGAGTTATCAAACAAGAAATAAAGTAttctttttacttatttattaataaaataatatttatcgtACGCAGCGAGGCTCGTCGTACCCGCGTGACGAACGGCGCGGCGCTGAGCGCGGCGGCGTCCCCGCGGCGCCGCGCGAGGCAGCGGCCCGACGACACCGACCACTTCACCGCCTTCTATAATAAGGCGCAGGAGAATAACTATAATGTTGTTGTGCAGGTACGGgagtatattttaatatttactatgaaATGAATAGGTCcgcctttttttgtttttgagtagGTCTTGACAAGCCATAAGCCAGCAGGCATGAGCTATAGTTGACACAAAAAGGTCTGTTTATGGTCTGGTTGCAATAAGCTACTATACAGTAATTTGAAAGTTTATTAGCCATACAGGTCATGCAACGTTACTTAGAGATTTTAGAGAGTATTGTATTCCGATAGTTTTGAGTTTGaaatggctgaaccgattgTTATATAACATTTGAAATAGCTAtacctcatcctccgagccttttcctaactatgttggggtccgctaaccggattcagctctgagtaccagtgctttgaAATAGCTATAGTTGACAACGAAATATAGGTGTAGGCTGTTTTTattcacatatttttatattcattgcaATACAAGTgtgtatattattgttatttcagATCTTCCAATACTTAGGCATGCGTGAGCTAGCGCAGTGTGCCCGCGTGTGTCGGCTGTGGAGGACGCTGGCCGCCACGCCCGCGCTCTGGAGGCATGTCCGGATGAAGAACTCACATGTCAGTATCACATGCTAGTTAAACTTATTAAACACAAATACAGACATGTTAAACATAATCAGCCTTACTACAGAAACTTACATCCGGGTAATTCTTctaaaaaaaagtgtggctgcaaaacggaccttatttcaacgtcataatctgtaatttttttagacaagtgttcaacagacgtttaaaagtttttgtggtacgacggtatgTCGTACGTATGGTTCATTGATTtttgacacttacgcgaatattagacgtttaaataaaactacttttacggattttatcgcggttatatattttattaatatcgatGTGTTTGCAGGTGAGCGACTGGGCCGGGCTGTGCGCGGCGCTGAAGCGTCACGGCACGAAGCGGCTCGACCTGCGCAAGATGTTGCTGCCGCAGAACGACACGGTGTTCTGGGAGCAGTTCGCGCAGCACATCTCCGTCGTCGACACGCTCGAGCGCATCGAGATGTGCCGCTGCCCCGCCCGCGCCGTCGAGGCCGTCTGCCGCGGCCTGCCCGGGCTACGCAGCCTCGCCGCCCTCGCCATCCGCGACGCTGTACTCGACCCGGCCCCACTAGCAGCGCTGCCGCTGCTACACGAGCTGCGCCTCAAGTCCATGGCGGGGCTGTCGCTGTCGCAGGACCTGCGGCACCTGGCGGCGCTGACGCAGCTGACGCACCTGTCGCTCACCAGCATCAAGGAGCTGGGCTGGTGCGCGTGCGACGTCATCGGCTCGCTGCCGGCGCTGGAGTCGCTGGAGCTGGGCGAGTGCACGTTCAGGGCCGGGTTCGCCTCCGTGCTGGCCCGGCTAGCGCGGCTGCGGCGCCTGCGCCTGGAGCGGGgctcggcggcggcggccgacGTGCTGCGGGCGCTGGCGCGGCTGCCGCTGCTGACGCGCCTGGAGCTCGTCAACATCGACGTGAAGCCCGGCTTCGACGACGCGCTGGCCGAGTGCCGCAACGTGCAGCGCCTGCTCATCATCCCCACGTACGTGTCGCAGTCCGCCACCACCAACCGGCAGGTGCTGTCCGGGGTGCTGCGCCTGCGCGAGTCGCTGACGCACCTCATGTGGGGCGTCACCATCGAGCTGCTGCGCGTGACGGAGCTGTTCATCGACCAGTGCGAGCAGGCGGGCGAGCCCAAGCGCCGCGACGTGGGCGAGTGCATCCCCGTGCTGAAGCCCGTGCCCGGCTGCCGCCTGCCCGACGCCGCGGTGGCGGGCCCGCCGCAGGTGGAGATCCTGCCGCTGCCCACGCTGCAGCGCCTGCTGTCGCAGCAGCTGCCCACCACCAAGCTCAAGCTGCTGCGCATCCCCTTCCACGCCACCTGGCGCCAGTCGCTCGCTGACTTCCAGTAGTGAGCTCTACACTTCACCACACTAAATCTCTATAGTTCATACGTTTTTCCACGACAATTCTATGATATTTTAAATTGGAACGACATAAATGCCTCGGTGGGCACG
Protein-coding regions in this window:
- the LOC124641469 gene encoding histone-lysine N-methyltransferase SETD1B-like is translated as MSEEMAVSDNTTGDEAKVTNDEATAAAAVPEPEAEAEEAVTEPTAPVAEEPPALAEEEPVPDPAPDPDPEEIKPKIEEADESTDVKKEPDCEDSDVPIDPPEYDVDIKNEDEVFVKDEIETFEHNIEEHLSRGIKRRASSTFSDDGDEEFKGFDDVKLEIKTEGYLTVLERLEEEVTAASKDLVPLKTVLATLHPPGRASKRLRKDTDGSRPSSALSSRSDGDGATDASAASSPAQRGGRRATTEMSSPLLRVPLERGWKRELVFRAALDAHSRRNADIYYYTPAGKKLRSTREVAEHLAGTGLTVENFSFFKEPLGVDDPEKEIIRDAKMIRRVESPVAAPAPLEGKRTPKPKPPKGASPEPASPAQQAKSPPAKLKVKSMGSRLSTNAVPAPSAATPPPKQQKKPQQQQQATTPSNTDNNNSAAWKKPSAPLPPPGATAAPPGAPPAAPPAAPPAPRVPPPPPLLGRPASAPAPVHEPDTHSSPSRALQPCSMSCGRGAVPSLSCAACLCLYHPACAGLRAAPPDPFFCKNCRKSSSPPLEPPPLTHKSGVTTASLPVPVPVPVPVMAPVPRRVPVPVPVPVPGKVPRDKRVLLRMKVAGGTPDGERVWAVAGGPAGAPPAAPGPPAPAPAPAPVPPAPSRARAPRPALPQGLAVLNGRRFVVVPRNMVHATHKSEARRTRVTNGAALSAAASPRRRARQRPDDTDHFTAFYNKAQENNYNVVVQIFQYLGMRELAQCARVCRLWRTLAATPALWRHVRMKNSHVSDWAGLCAALKRHGTKRLDLRKMLLPQNDTVFWEQFAQHISVVDTLERIEMCRCPARAVEAVCRGLPGLRSLAALAIRDAVLDPAPLAALPLLHELRLKSMAGLSLSQDLRHLAALTQLTHLSLTSIKELGWCACDVIGSLPALESLELGECTFRAGFASVLARLARLRRLRLERGSAAAADVLRALARLPLLTRLELVNIDVKPGFDDALAECRNVQRLLIIPTYVSQSATTNRQVLSGVLRLRESLTHLMWGVTIELLRVTELFIDQCEQAGEPKRRDVGECIPVLKPVPGCRLPDAAVAGPPQVEILPLPTLQRLLSQQLPTTKLKLLRIPFHATWRQSLADFQ